In one window of Arachis ipaensis cultivar K30076 chromosome B06, Araip1.1, whole genome shotgun sequence DNA:
- the LOC107646516 gene encoding uncharacterized protein LOC107646516 — translation MFNEALYGKRRRQNNTLIDNWIDKYLLEDSEEEDIDRSSIPITRRWINRDREAGHDRLFQDYFADEPVYNADIFRRRFRMRRHVFLRIVDALSNVYLYFQQRVDATGRRGLSPLKKCTAAIRMLAYGVAADAIDDYVRIGESATIECLEKFVEGVISVFEDEYLRKPNPNDVQRLLQMAEGRGFPGMLGSIDCMHWQWKNCPKTWKDMYMSGYRGVATIVLDVVASSDLWIWHALFGVSGSNNDIKVLDRSPVFDDILNDCVPEVNYTINDNNYTMGYYLSDGIYPEWATFVKSISKPQGDKHKLFAQYQEGQRKDVERAFGVLQARFVIIRGPARFWKKKKLANIMRACIILHNMIVEDERDTYAGNFAQGLEYDDVENGLSQPQLGGEDFAPYHQFLLRNAQLRNRQQHRQLKKDLIEHIWQFHNACRQL, via the coding sequence atgtttaatgagGCTTTGTACGGCAAAAGAAGACGGCAAAATAATACACTCATAGATAATTGGATCGATAAGTATTTACTCGAagattcagaagaagaagatatcGATAGAAGCTCTATCCCAATTACTCGTAGATGGATCAACAGAGATCGAGAAGCAGGACATGATCGCCTTTTCCAAGATTACTTTGCAGATGAACCGGTGTATAATGCTGACATTTTCCGACGGAGATTTCGAATGAGAAGACATGTGTTCCTTCGGATAGTAGACGCTCTCTCAAACGTCTATCTGTATTTCCAACAGAGGGTTGatgcaactggaagaagaggcttGTCGCCACTCAAGAAATGTACCGCTGCGATACGGATGTTAGCATATGGCGTAGCAGCTGATGCTATTGATGATTATGTGCGCATAGGCGAGAGCGCTACAATTGAATGCTTGGAAAAATTTGTTGAAGGTGTCATTTCAGTGTTCGAGGATGAATACTTGCGAAAACCCAATCCAAATGACGTACAACGCCTGCTACAAATGGCGGAGGGTCGTGGCTTTCCTGGCATGTTGGGTAGCATTGACTGCATGCATTGGCAATGGAAAAATTGTCCAAAGACGTGGAAAGATATGTACATGAGTGGTTATCGTGGGGTTGCAACCATAGTACTTGACGTTGTAGCATCTTCAGATCTTTGGATATGGCATGCGTTATTTGGAGTTTCTGGTTCAAATAACGATATCAAAGTGTTAGATCGTTCTCCAGTGTTTGATGATATTCTAAATGACTGTGTTCCGGAAGTCAATTATACTATTAATGATAATAATTATACAATGGGATACTATTTATCAGATGGTATTTATCCTGAATGGGCCACATTTGTCAAATCAATCTCAAAGCCACAAGGGGATAAACACAAGTTATTTGCACAATACCAAGAAGGGCAAAGAAAAGATGTGGAACGAGCATTCGGAGTGCTGCAAGCACGCTTTGTAATTATACGTGGTCCAGCTCGTTTTtggaaaaagaagaagcttgccaacataatgagagcttgtattatattgcataatatgATTGTTGAGGATGAAAGAGACACTTATGCAGGAAATTTTGCTCAAGGCTTAGAGTATGATGATGTTGAAAATGGCTTATCACAACCTCAGCTAGGAGGAGAAGATTTTGCACCATACCATCAATTTCTCCTAAGAAATGCCCAACTTCGAAATAGGCAGCAGCATAGACAATTGAAAAAGGACTTGATTGAACACATATGGCAATTTCACAATGCTTGTCGTCAACTATAG
- the LOC107646517 gene encoding LOW QUALITY PROTEIN: topless-related protein 3 (The sequence of the model RefSeq protein was modified relative to this genomic sequence to represent the inferred CDS: substituted 1 base at 1 genomic stop codon), translating into MTSLSRELVFLILQFLEEEKFKESVHKLEKESGFFFNMKYFEEKVQAGEWEEVEKYLAGFTKVDDNRYSMKIFFEIRKQKYLEALDRQDKAKAVEILVGDLKVFSTFNEELYKEITQLLTLNNFRRPCCGFYFILFFLTPVHCLLDYFCELIDKXNVWIFPSCRTQTLYLLVLHTTFNNLCVVFLIFPNLFFVPYQCSLNWQHQLCKNPRPNPDIKTLFTDHTCTPPNGPLAPAPVNLPVAAVAKPAAYTSLGAHGPFPPAAATANANALAGWMANASASSSVQAAVVTASSMPLPQNQVSILKRPRTPPTAPGMVDYQNAADHDQLMKRLRPAPSLEEVSYPTARQASWSLEDLPRTVAMTLHQGSSVTSMDFHPSHQTLLLVGSNNGEIALWELTLRDRLVTKPFKIWDISACSLPFQAAAVKDAPISVSRVTWSPDGSFVGVAFTKHLIHLYAYTGSNELTQRIEVDAHIGGVNDLAFAHPNKQLCIVTCGDDKLIKVWDLTGRRLFNFEGHDAPVYSICPHHKENIQFIFSTAIDGKIKAWLYDNMGSRVDYDAPGHWCTTMLYSADGSRLFSCGTSKDGESYLVEWNESEGAIKRTYNGFRKKSAGVVQFDTTQNRFLAAGEEGQIKFWDMDNINVITSTDADGGLQGLPRLRFNKEGNLLAVTTADNGFKILANASGLRSLRTIETPAFEALRSPIESAAIKASGSAAVNVSPVNCKVERSSPVRPSPILNGVDPAGRNVEKPRIVEDAIDRTKPWQLSEILDPVQCRLVTMPDSTDSSSKVVRLLYTNSGAGLLALGSNGVQKLWKWTRGEQNPTGKATASVVPQHWQPNSGLLMTNDISGVNLEEAVPCIALSKNDSYVMSACGGKVSLFNMMTFKVMTTFMPPPPASTFLAFHPQDNNIIAIGMEDSTIHIYNVRVDEVKSKLKGHQKRITGLAFSTNLNILVSSAADAHLSVWSIDTWEKRKSVPIQLPAGKAPTGDTRVQFHSDQLRLLVAHETQLAIYDASKMERIRQWVPQDVLPAPISYAAYSCNSQLIYATFCDGNTGVFDADSLRLRCRIALSTYVQSATLSGSQSLYPVVVAAHPIEANQFAVGLTDGSVKVIEPSESEGKWGTSPPIDNGILNGRAASSSTTSNHTPEQAQR; encoded by the exons ATGACTTCTCTGAGCAGAGAATTGGTGTTTCTCATACTCCAATTTCTGGAGGAGGAAAAGTTCAAAGAGTCGGTGCACAA GCTTGAGAAAGAGTCGGGGTTTTTCTTCAACATGAAATACTTTGAGGAAAAAGTACAGGCTGGCGAATGGGAAGAAGTTGAGAAGTATTTGGCAGGGTTTACAAAAGTTGATGATAATAGATACTCCATGAAAATATTCTTTGAAATCAGGAAGCAGAAATATCTTGAAGCCCTTGATAG GCAAGACAAGGCAAAGGCTGTTGAGATATTAGTGGGTGATTTAAAAGTGTTCTCCACCTTCAATGAGGAACTATACAAAGAAATTACGCAGCTGTTAACGCTTAATAATTTCAG AAGACCTTGCTgtggtttttattttattttattttttttaaccccAGTTCATTGTTTGTTGGATTACTTTTGTGAACTGATTGATAAGTGAAATGTGTGGATTTTTCCTTCATGCCGCACCCAAACattatatcttttagttttaCACACTACTTTTAACAACTTATGTGTCGTGTTCCTTATTTTTCCTAATCTTTTCTTTGTTCCTTATCAATGCAGTCTGAATTGGCAGCACCAGCTTTGCAAAAACCCCAGGCCAAACCCAGATATAAAGACACTATTCACTGATCACACATGTACTCCTCCTAATGGTCCTCTAGCACCTGCACCTGTCAATCTTCCAGTTGCTGCTGTTGCAAAGCCTGCTGCCTATACTTCACTTGGAGCACATGGT CCATTTCCGCCTGCTGCAGCAACTGCTAATGCAAATGCTTTGGCTGGTTGGATGGCTAATGCGTCAGCTTCATCATCTGTCCAAGCAGCTGTTGTGACGGCATCAAGCATGCCACTCCCACAGAATCAAG TGTCTATCTTGAAGAGGCCGAGGACACCTCCAACAGCTCCTGGCATGGTTGATTATCAGAATGCTGCCGATCATGACCAGCTAATGAAAAGACTTCGGCCTGCTCCTTCTCTAGAGGAG GTTTCCTATCCGACAGCCCGACAAGCTTCTTGGTCACTGGAAGATCTACCAAGAACAGTGGCTATGACTTTACATCAAGGCTCCTCTGTGACAAGCATGGACTTTCATCCTTCTCACCAAACCTTACTTCTTG TTGGATCTAACAATGGTGAAATTGCCCTCTGGGAACTTACTTTGCGAGATAGATTGGTTACAAAGCCATTCAAGATATGGGATATCTCAGCATGTTCATTACCATTTcag GCTGCTGCGGTCAAAGATGCCCCTATTTCTGTCAGCCGTGTTACATGGAGCCCTGATGGAAGTTTTGTGG GTGTCGCATTTACTAAACATTTGATTCACTTGTATGCCTACACTGGTTCAAATGAGCTAACTCAGCGCATAGAG GTTGATGCCCACATTGGTGGTGTGAACGACTTGGCATTTGCTCATCCCAATAAGCAACTTTGCATTGTGACTTGTGGGGATGATAAGTTGATAAAG GTGTGGGATTTAACTGGGCGAAGACTATTTAACTTTGAGGGGCATGATGCACCTGTATATTCCATTTGTCCTCACCACAAGGAGAACATACAG TTCATATTTTCAACTGCCATCGATGGCAAAATAAAAGCCTGGCTATATGATAACATGGGTTCCAGGGTTGACTATGATGCCCCTGGTCACTGGTGTACTACAATGCTTTATAGTGCTGATGGGAGTAG ACTGTTTTCTTGTGGGACAAGTAAAGATGGAGAGTCATACCTTGTTGAGTGGAATGAAAGCGAAGGAGCCATCAAGAGAACATACAATGGTTTCAGAAAGAAATCTGCTGGTGTTGTGCAGTTTGACACAACTCAAAATCGATTCTTAGCTGCTGGAGAAGAAGGTCAAATCAAGTTTTGGGACATGGACAATATTAATGTTATTACTAGCACTGATGCTGATGGTGGACTTCAG GGCCTTCCACGCCTGAGATTCAACAAGGAAGGAAATCTTCTTGCTGTTACTACTGCAGACAATGGATTCAAAATTCTTGCCAATGCTAGTGGTCTTAGATCTTTAAGAACGATTGAAACTCCAGCTTTTGAAGCATTGAGATCACCCATTGAATCTGCAGCAATCAAG GCATCCGGCTCTGCTGCTGTTAACGTTAGTCCTGTCAACTGTAAAGTGGAAAGGAGCTCCCCTGTCAGGCCTTCTCCAATTCTT AATGGAGTTGATCCCGCAGGTCGAAATGTTGAGAAACCAAGAATTGTGGAAGATGCAATTGATAGAACTAAACCATGGCAGCTGTCTGAAATTCTGGATCCAGTCCAGTGTCGGTTAGTAACCATGCCTGACAGCACAGATTCTTCCAGCAAG GTTGTTCGACTTCTATATACAAACTCTGGTGCTGGTCTCTTGGCACTTGGTTCAAATGGTGTTCAGAAGCTGTGGAAATGGACACGCGGCGAACAGAATCCCACTGGGAAG GCAACTGCCAGTGTTGTTCCACAACATTGGCAACCCAACAGTGGTCTTCTTATGACCAACGATATCTCAGGTGTCAATCTTGAAGAAGCAGTTCCTTGCATTGCACTCTCAAAGAATGATTCATATGTTATGTCTGCCTGTGGTGGGAAGGTTTCATTATTCAACATGATGACGTTCAAG GTAATGACAACATTCATGCCACCACCTCCTGCCTCTACTTTTCTGGCTTTCCATCCTCAGGATAACAACATAATTGCCATCGGAATGGAGGATTCTACCATTCATATTTATAATGTCAGAGTTGATGAG GTGAAATCAAAATTGAAGGGACACCAGAAACGTATTACTGGTTTAGCCTTCTCAACAAATCTCAACATCCTTGTTTCATCAGCTGCTGATGCTCAT CTTAGCGTGTGGAGCATTGATACATGGGAGAAAAGAAAATCGGTTCCAATACAGCTACCTGCTGGAAAGGCGCCCACTGGTGACACTAGAGTGCAGTTTCATTCTGACCAACTACGCTTATTGGTAGCCCATGAGACTCAATTGGCAATATATGACGCCTCTAAGATGGAACGCATTCGGCAG TGGGTTCCACAAGATGTTCTTCCTGCTCCTATATCATATGCAGCTTATTCCTGCAACAGTCAGTTAATTTACGCTACATTCTGTGATGGCAATACTGGAGTTTTTGATGCGGATAGCTTGAGACTACGATGTCGTATTGCACTATCAACATATGTGCAATCAGCAACTTTAAGTGG AAGCCAATCTCTGTATCCTGTTGTTGTCGCCGCGCATCCAATAGAGGCGAACCAATTCGCGGTTGGATTGACAGATGGGTCTGTGAAAGTAATAGAGCCCAGTGAATCAGAGGGTAAATGGGGAACTAGTCCACCCATTGATAATGGAATATTGAACGGTAGAGCAGCATCTTCTTCTACAACAAGCAACCACACACCCGAGCAGGCACAACGATAA